A single window of Sphingobacterium sp. ML3W DNA harbors:
- a CDS encoding FGGY-family carbohydrate kinase: MNNDKIPVVAIFDVGKTNKKLFLFDANYQIVFERSARFLETVDEDGDPCENLESLRLSVFDSLHEVFRKNEFEVKAINFTSYGASFVYIDDDGRPLTPLYNYLKEFPVALQQDLYNKYGGEEAFSLASSSPALGSLNSGLQILRLKREQPKIFERVRFALHLPQYLSFLVSGKVYSDMTSIGCHTALWDFNKDEYHQWVQEEGIQGILAPIVKGDEVFDGAFPGSPYRVGAGLHDSSSALIPYLLNFNEPFVLISTGTWCISFNPFNHSDLTVDELRKDCLFYQSYAGKPVKASRLFAGYEHEVQSKRIADFFHVTTAKFRNIQLNPRIVAKLAKESIAGDLKIFSKVDLGRYHDYEEAYHSLMLHLIKAQVESTRLVLDAKKVSRIFVDGGFSKNHIYMNLLAKEFPEVEIFGASMAQATALGAALVIHEHWNEKPIPNDIIELRYFRGN, translated from the coding sequence ATGAATAACGATAAAATTCCAGTAGTTGCTATTTTCGACGTAGGTAAAACTAATAAAAAGCTTTTTCTTTTTGATGCAAACTACCAAATTGTATTCGAGCGTTCTGCAAGATTTTTAGAAACTGTGGATGAAGATGGAGATCCGTGTGAGAACCTTGAAAGTTTGAGATTGTCAGTTTTCGACTCGCTTCATGAAGTGTTTCGGAAGAATGAATTTGAGGTTAAAGCGATTAATTTCACCTCCTATGGAGCTAGCTTTGTATATATCGACGATGATGGTAGACCTTTGACTCCTTTGTATAATTACTTGAAAGAATTCCCAGTTGCCCTTCAGCAAGATTTGTATAATAAGTATGGTGGAGAAGAGGCCTTTTCTTTGGCAAGCTCTTCGCCTGCATTGGGCAGCTTAAATTCGGGCTTACAGATTTTGCGATTAAAAAGGGAACAGCCAAAAATTTTTGAACGCGTTAGGTTTGCTTTACATCTGCCACAATATTTAAGTTTTTTAGTTTCAGGAAAGGTGTATTCTGATATGACGAGTATAGGTTGCCATACTGCTTTGTGGGACTTTAATAAAGATGAATATCATCAATGGGTACAGGAGGAAGGAATACAGGGGATATTAGCGCCAATTGTAAAGGGGGATGAGGTTTTTGATGGCGCATTTCCAGGTAGCCCTTATCGGGTAGGTGCTGGACTTCATGATAGTTCTTCTGCTTTAATTCCTTATTTGCTTAATTTTAATGAACCTTTTGTTCTTATATCTACAGGAACCTGGTGTATTTCTTTCAATCCATTTAACCATAGTGATTTAACTGTAGATGAATTACGGAAAGATTGTTTGTTTTATCAGTCTTATGCTGGTAAGCCAGTTAAAGCTTCCAGATTATTTGCCGGATATGAGCATGAGGTACAGTCTAAACGGATAGCTGATTTTTTTCATGTTACTACAGCCAAGTTTCGTAATATTCAACTCAATCCTAGAATAGTAGCTAAATTAGCTAAGGAAAGTATAGCAGGGGATTTGAAAATTTTTTCAAAGGTGGATTTGGGTCGCTATCATGATTATGAAGAGGCTTACCATAGTTTAATGCTACACTTGATCAAGGCTCAAGTTGAGTCGACAAGGCTTGTTTTGGACGCTAAAAAGGTATCTAGAATTTTTGTAGATGGAGGGTTTAGTAAAAACCATATTTACATGAATCTCTTGGCAAAAGAATTTCCTGAGGTAGAGATTTTTGGTGCCTCCATGGCACAAGCGACAGCATTAGGTGCTGCACTTGTTATCCATGAACATTGGAACGAAAAACCTATTCCAAATGATATTATTGAATTGAGATATTTTAGAGGAAATTGA
- a CDS encoding TIM barrel protein, with the protein MILDKQLIDAHNSQLRDKHKRDFAYISQDIAAVEQVLEKLQKFQIAIPSWALGTGGTRFGRFSGPGEPGTLEQKLEDVGLLHALNKSSGAISLHIPWDIPKDADKIKALASSLAITFDAVNSNTFQDQANQEHSYKHGSLHHVDPLVRRQAIDHNIEVINYGKSLGSKSLTVWLADGSSFPGQLNFREAFQNTLSSLQEIYKHLPEDWKLFVEYKAFEPYFYSMTIGDWGQSLLLANKLGPKAFTLVDLGHHLPNANIEQIVSLLLMEGKLGGFHFNDSKYADDDLTAGSIKPYQLFLIFNELVDGMDLNGMDHATGLGWMIDASHNLKDPLVDLLQSVEAIKIAYAQALLVDRAALKEAQQLNDIVKAQEILQDAFRTDVRPLVAESRLRSGAALNPVLLFNEEKLREKLIKERGLNTIATGL; encoded by the coding sequence ATGATTTTAGACAAGCAGCTAATAGATGCGCATAATAGTCAATTAAGAGATAAACACAAGAGAGATTTTGCATATATCTCACAGGATATTGCAGCTGTTGAACAGGTTTTAGAGAAGCTTCAGAAATTTCAAATAGCAATACCAAGCTGGGCATTGGGCACTGGAGGAACACGTTTTGGACGTTTTTCTGGTCCGGGAGAGCCCGGTACTTTAGAGCAAAAGTTGGAGGATGTTGGATTATTGCATGCGCTCAATAAATCTAGTGGTGCTATTTCCTTGCATATTCCTTGGGATATCCCAAAAGATGCAGATAAGATCAAAGCATTAGCAAGTTCTTTAGCGATTACTTTTGACGCCGTTAACTCCAATACTTTTCAAGATCAAGCTAACCAAGAACATAGTTATAAACATGGGTCGTTACACCATGTTGACCCATTGGTACGCAGGCAGGCCATTGATCATAACATTGAAGTGATTAATTATGGTAAGTCATTAGGGTCCAAATCTCTGACCGTCTGGTTAGCTGATGGTTCATCTTTTCCTGGACAACTGAATTTTCGTGAAGCATTTCAAAATACTTTATCCAGTTTGCAAGAAATTTATAAACATTTGCCAGAAGATTGGAAATTGTTTGTGGAGTATAAAGCTTTTGAGCCTTATTTTTATTCGATGACTATCGGAGATTGGGGGCAATCGCTGCTCTTAGCGAATAAGCTGGGACCTAAGGCGTTTACTTTAGTTGATTTGGGTCATCATCTACCCAATGCTAATATCGAACAGATAGTCTCTCTGTTGTTGATGGAGGGTAAGCTAGGTGGTTTTCATTTCAACGATAGTAAATATGCCGATGATGATTTAACAGCTGGAAGTATAAAACCCTATCAACTCTTCCTTATTTTTAATGAGCTCGTTGATGGCATGGATTTGAATGGAATGGACCATGCAACAGGTTTGGGGTGGATGATTGATGCTTCGCATAATCTCAAAGACCCCCTAGTGGATTTATTGCAATCTGTAGAAGCTATAAAAATTGCCTATGCACAAGCATTATTGGTCGATCGTGCTGCACTTAAAGAAGCTCAGCAATTGAATGATATTGTGAAGGCACAAGAAATTCTTCAAGATGCTTTCCGTACTGATGTACGACCATTAGTTGCCGAATCGCGATTACGGAGTGGTGCAGCCTTGAATCCTGTATTGCTATTTAATGAGGAGAAATTACGGGAAAAATTAATAAAAGAGCGAGGTTTAAATACTATTGCAACGGGATTATAA